In the Ferrimicrobium acidiphilum DSM 19497 genome, CCATATCGCGCATACCTGCCGGATCAGGCAGCTGACTCTTATGCTGCTCAATGGCTTCGATCTTGGCGTCAAAGGTATCAGTCACATCAACATAATGTGTTGGATCAGGATAGGCCATCAGCGCTACGTCGAGAACAGTATGCGCCTCAAGGCCTTTGGCGAGCAGATCTTGGTGGGTGAATGGATTACGTGCATCCGGGTACACGGCGCACAAAGCTGCTTCGCCAGCTGCCAGATGATCCGGATGCGATGACCCAATGCGTGCATAATTACGTGTCGGGGACTGGCAGAGTACCCGTTCAGGCTGGAAGCGGCGGATCATCGCGGTTATATCGTGTCGCAGTCGCATCGACACCTCGAGCGAACCATCATGAAAGCCGAGAAACTCGACGGTGTCAACACCGACGGCCTTCGCGGCAGCCTGCTGTTCACGCCGCCGTATCATTGGGATTTCAGATCGCGGGATATTAGGGTCAAAGCCACCGGCATCTCCATCGGTGACGATGCAATACGCTACCTCTGTCCCCTGCCTGCGCCATGCGGCGATTGAGCCGGCGACACCAAAATCGACGTCATCTGGATGCGCTGTCACCACCAATACTGACTTTACTGGTTCAAGTAACGCTAAGGACATGAGGAACCTCCATCTTTTCTTCCTCCATCCTACCGTCGCCCTCGATCGCCACCGGAGACGACAACGATCGCAACAACTTAACGCCCTATCGCGGTAAGACAACGCCATGGTGGTGGCGCGCTAAGACGGACTCAAAGACGGTCCTAGTTAAAGCAGCGCACTCGGCCGAGTGGCTATCTTGTGACGTGGTTCTCTCCGTCGCAAACCTTGTTCTGTTAGTAGAGCAGAGTCTGAAAGCCAAGCTCAGCGTTTCGCAACTGTCTCTATCTACCTCGTAACGCCAACGCCTGCTTATAGGTTCTGATCGACTTTGGTACCCGTCGGGAGCTCTGGCGATGGCGCTCTCGCGATGTTCTTGTCAACGCCACCAAACAGATAACTCCCCCTCCCACAAGATCAGCAACTCCAAACCCCCAAAGACCCTGTGCTAGCATGATAGAAGCCTCACCAGCGAGCAACACCAATGTCATGACGAGAACAAATGGTCTCATCCGTTCAGCGGATTCGAGTCGCATTTTCTCAGCAAGTAAGAAAACCGTAGGCACGTCATCAATCCCTAGATGGGAGTGAGGCGCTGAAACACTCTGTCTACCAAACTCCCGCACCGATCTGCGCCACTGGCGCCGCTCAGACGGTGAATACTCACGGAGAGTGACCGCGAAACTTGTCTTCCTGCGGCGGCCTTCGAATACTCCTACAGCGAGGAGATAGAAGCAAATCACCAGAACTCCTGGAATTAGGTAGAGCGCACTCATGAGAGAATAGTAGCCGACTTCTCCGACGATCCCAGCATGTTGTCAACAAGCAGCGATGAATCTTCTCTGGCCGGGCAGTGGCCTAGATCCCGAATACACGAACAGCTCAGCTTGCGCTAGCCTGGAGCTATGACCGCCTCCGTGAGACTCGCAGCTGGTGACAGAGCACCTTCATTTTGCCTACCAAACCAATACTCATCACAGATATGTCTCGAGTCCCTAGCCGGCAAGGTCAGTATCGTCTACTTCTATCCCAAGGATATGACCCCTGGATGTACGCTTGAGGCCACTGATCTCAACGAGATCGGTGGCGAACTTCAGAGTCTCAACATTGGACTACTAGGTATCTCTCCAGACAGTATTGACAGTCACCGCATTTTTGCCGAGCGTTTCCAGCTTGGTTTTGACATACTTTCGGATCCAACCAAGGACGTGATGACTCGATGGGGTGCCTACGGAGAAAAGGTGAACTACGGACGCAAGGTGATAGGAGTAATCCGTTCGACCTTTATTCTCAACCCCGACCTAACCATCGCCCATGCCTTATACTCGGTCAAGGCAACTGGACACGCCACTCGCATCCTTCGGTTATGTGAGGCGATGGCAGCATCGCACTGATCGAAGCATAATGGCCGTCATTGGAGATTCACTCTTTAGCTATGGCACAGACGGTCTGGGCCTAGCAAAACTGAATCGCTACAAAAAAGGAGCATAGAACCATGTCAGAAGCCGTCATCGTCGCAGCCGTACGAACACCAATCGGGAGAGCCTTCAAGGGATCACTGGTAGGTGAACGACCCGATGACCTCTCTGGACTCGTCATAGCCGAGCTAATGAGAAGACTACCGTCACTCGATCCAAGCCGGATCGACGATGTGATCTGGGGTGCCGCACTTCAACACGGCGAGCAAAGCATGAATCTGGGCCGTAACGTGGCGGCGCTCGGCGGCCTACCCGATACTGTACCAGGGACCACGGTCAATCGGTTTTGCGCATCTTCGCTGCAGTCGATTCGCATGGCTTTCCACGCTATCAAGGCTGAGGAGGGGGAGGTTTTCATAGCCGGCGGGGTGGAGAGTACAACGAGATGCTCGCTGAAGGGTTTTGACCCCGAGGATATGAATCCTCGTTTTACCGACCAGTCGCGCCCGGACTATATCAACGAGATGTACATCCCGATGGGACTGACCGCTGAAAACGTTGCCAAGCAGTACAACGTCACCCGCGAAGCCATGGATGAGTACGCTAAACTTTCTCAGGATCGTGCAGCGGCCGCCCTGGCATCAGGTTTCTTTGACCGAGAGATCCTCCCAATTACCTTGGCCGACCAGACGGTGCTCACCCGTGACGACGGTCCGCGGCCAGACACTACGCTTGAAAAACTATCCAGCCTCAAACCGGTGTTCTTACCCGACGGAACGGTGACCGCGGGCAACGCATGTCCTCTCAACGACGGCGCCGCTGCGGTCGTCGTCATGTCCGATAGGGTCGCCAATGAGCTCGGTCTCACTCCTCTTGCTCGGATCGTTGGGAGCGCCGTATCGGGATTGGCACCAGAGATTATGGGTGTTGGACCGATTGAGGCGATCGCTAAGGTGCTCAGACTCACCGGCCTGACCATCGAGCAGATGGATATCGTTGAATTGAATGAGGCCTTTGCTGCACAGGTACTCCCGGTGGCACGCGAGGCTCATATCTCGATCGAAGACCAGCTCAATCCACATGGTGGCGCTATTGCACTTGGGCACCCTTTCGGAATGACCGGAGCGCGGATCATGACCACCTTGTTGAACGGCCTAGCCACCTCCAACGGACGTTACGGTCTTGAGACCATGTGTGTCGGTGGCGGCCAGGGTATGGCGATGATCGTGGAGAGGTTATAGAAACTGGCTACCAACCCAACTCGACTGATTCTTGTACGCCATGGCACCACACCTACTACCGGGAAGATCCTTCCCGGTAGAGCTGCTGGGCTCCACCTCTCCGACTACGGCCGCCAACAGGCGAATGCAGTTGCTGAACAACTCCCAGCGCGTTTCGGAACAGTCTCCGCAATCTTCACATCACCTTTAGAACGTGCACAAGAGACCGCTCAACCTCTTAGCCAGCGTCTCAAGCAAGCTGCAGTAATTGAGCCACGCCTGATCGAATGCGACTTTGGGGAGTGGACCGGCGCAACACTCACCAAGCTATATCGTAAACCCGCATGGCGTGATCTCATGGCCCAAGCCGGCAACTTCCGTTTTCCTGGGGGCGAATCGATTCGCGAGGTTCTGGAGCGCATGACTAACCTGATTGACACCATCCGCAGCGAACATGCCGGAGAAACCGTAGTTGGCTTCACACATGCTGACCCTATCAAGATCCTCGCCACCGACGCGCTCGGAATGCATGTAGATCAGATGCATCGCATCTCAGTAGCCACTGCGTCGATGACGACCTTCGTCATCAGCCAGTCTGGGCTTAGCCTAGACTCTCTCAACACAGGATCGATGATTGGAGGAGACCCAGCTTGAGCGAATCGATCGACTTCGGTTCCGTAACCCACTTTACCGTAGGGACACTGGGAGAGCCTGGCCATCGCGTCTTCCTCTTGCAGGCTGGCTCTGGGAGCTTGATTCTAACCGTCAAGGTTGAGAAGACCCAGGTGCTTGCTCTAATACAGGGACTCGCAGCGGCGGTGGAGGAGTTACCCCGTCCACACGAACTCGCCGGAGATCAAGTGCTCATCGGGGATTTAACTCCGCAATGGGTCGTCGGATCGATTGAAATCGAGGTGGATTCGATTACCGAGCTCATCGAAGTGGAGCTTGAGGAACTTGTCGCCGAAGACGAGGAGCCGGACTCGGCACGCTTTATTATCACGCGCGAGCAAGCCGCACAGTTCGCCATAACCGCCACTCGATTGGTGGAGCGAGGGCGTCCGCCGTGCCCACTGTGTGGCTACCCACTCGATCCAGAAGGACACTCATGCCCGAGAACCAACGGCCATCGAGCCCCGAGCCTATAGCAGACGAGTACGAGCTCTCCACCTGCAAGGTAACAGTCCTCGGACGGATCGAGGCGAGTTCAAATGGTGCGCTGCTGGTGGAGCTCGAGGAAGGCGGCCTCGGTATCTACAAACCAGAGTCGCTAGAGCGGCCGCTGTGGGACTTTAGCGCTGGCCTCTACCGTCGAGAACGGGCAAGCTACCTGCTTGCACGCCAGCTAGGACTCGACTTCATCCCTCCGATCGTCATCAGGAACGACCTCCCATTTGGCAGGGGATCACTTCAAAGCTTCATCGACGCAGACTTCAACCGCCACTACTTCGATCTATTTGAAGAGCCGGATCTGCAGGAGAGCTTCATAGAAATAGCCGCCTTCGATATGGTTGCCAACAACGCCGACCGTAAAGCGGGCCACATCCTGATCGACCGCGAGCGCCACCTCTGGGGGATCGACAACGCGCTCTGTTTCCACTATGAACCCAAGTTGCGAACCGTCATCTGGGAGTTCGGTGGTGCCTCAATCAGCGAATCGCTCCTTGTTGCCATGGCCGGAGCGGCCGATAGCTTGGATCCCGAATTTCGCGAACTTCTATCCGATCGAGAACGTAGAACGCTAGTACACCGCCTCCGTGTCCTATGTTCAATGGGCACGCTCATGGATCTAGACGTCGACGAACGCCCCTATCCTTGGCCACTTGTCTAAAAGAGCCGCTACAGTGCCCTTCCCATAATGGGACTCAGCGCGACTTCCTACCTGTCCTTACGAACGTAGCTTCCTGAGTCGCTTACGCGGCATCTGGTGGCTGGCGCTTCATGGTTCGCTGTCCGGTGTGTTGTTAGACCAAGCGTGCGGTGTACCTCCACGTCCTATAACCGCAAGTCCTGCAGCAAATATATTGTTGGCTACATTGGTTGTATGCACACACGAGATACAACAAAAGTTGGCTTGGTTCTCGCGATTTCTCCTGTCCGTGTTCACAATCAGAGCAACCCAGGCTTGTGTATGCACAGCTGGTGATTGTGACCTGTAATGGCTCGATAGCGGTAGCTGCCTTGCTAAGGTGCTGGCGCAACATACCCCAGCTCATGGCGAGAATCGACCTGTTGAGCTCCTGAACCGCCCCGGCGTTCCGTAAAACCCGGGGCGACCCGCCTAGACCTCTCCGAATAATGGCTACAATCCGGCCAAGCTCCTCAAAACGCTCAACGGCTCGCCGATTCCTGGCCGAACTTGGTACCGGAATACCACTTATCTAGAAAGACCCAGTTTACGGCCCTCATTCCATTAACTTAAACTCTCTTCACTCCTCGCGCACACACTGATACTGAGACCTAGGGTCGAGAGTTCACCGTCTATGAGTGCAACCGCTGCGGTAGCCGCTCGCTTGGAGAACAACGCTGCGAGGATTGTCACATCTTCATGACCCGAGTAGGAATAGGGGGATACTGTCCCTCGTGTGACGAAC is a window encoding:
- a CDS encoding PIG-L deacetylase family protein gives rise to the protein MSLALLEPVKSVLVVTAHPDDVDFGVAGSIAAWRRQGTEVAYCIVTDGDAGGFDPNIPRSEIPMIRRREQQAAAKAVGVDTVEFLGFHDGSLEVSMRLRHDITAMIRRFQPERVLCQSPTRNYARIGSSHPDHLAAGEAALCAVYPDARNPFTHQDLLAKGLEAHTVLDVALMAYPDPTHYVDVTDTFDAKIEAIEQHKSQLPDPAGMRDMVRGWLAAGAETAGLNDGRLAELFFLVKTA
- a CDS encoding peroxiredoxin, with protein sequence MTASVRLAAGDRAPSFCLPNQYSSQICLESLAGKVSIVYFYPKDMTPGCTLEATDLNEIGGELQSLNIGLLGISPDSIDSHRIFAERFQLGFDILSDPTKDVMTRWGAYGEKVNYGRKVIGVIRSTFILNPDLTIAHALYSVKATGHATRILRLCEAMAASH
- a CDS encoding acetyl-CoA C-acyltransferase, which encodes MSEAVIVAAVRTPIGRAFKGSLVGERPDDLSGLVIAELMRRLPSLDPSRIDDVIWGAALQHGEQSMNLGRNVAALGGLPDTVPGTTVNRFCASSLQSIRMAFHAIKAEEGEVFIAGGVESTTRCSLKGFDPEDMNPRFTDQSRPDYINEMYIPMGLTAENVAKQYNVTREAMDEYAKLSQDRAAAALASGFFDREILPITLADQTVLTRDDGPRPDTTLEKLSSLKPVFLPDGTVTAGNACPLNDGAAAVVVMSDRVANELGLTPLARIVGSAVSGLAPEIMGVGPIEAIAKVLRLTGLTIEQMDIVELNEAFAAQVLPVAREAHISIEDQLNPHGGAIALGHPFGMTGARIMTTLLNGLATSNGRYGLETMCVGGGQGMAMIVERL
- a CDS encoding histidine phosphatase family protein, with the protein product MLVRHGTTPTTGKILPGRAAGLHLSDYGRQQANAVAEQLPARFGTVSAIFTSPLERAQETAQPLSQRLKQAAVIEPRLIECDFGEWTGATLTKLYRKPAWRDLMAQAGNFRFPGGESIREVLERMTNLIDTIRSEHAGETVVGFTHADPIKILATDALGMHVDQMHRISVATASMTTFVISQSGLSLDSLNTGSMIGGDPA
- a CDS encoding DUF3090 family protein produces the protein MSESIDFGSVTHFTVGTLGEPGHRVFLLQAGSGSLILTVKVEKTQVLALIQGLAAAVEELPRPHELAGDQVLIGDLTPQWVVGSIEIEVDSITELIEVELEELVAEDEEPDSARFIITREQAAQFAITATRLVERGRPPCPLCGYPLDPEGHSCPRTNGHRAPSL
- a CDS encoding SCO1664 family protein produces the protein MPENQRPSSPEPIADEYELSTCKVTVLGRIEASSNGALLVELEEGGLGIYKPESLERPLWDFSAGLYRRERASYLLARQLGLDFIPPIVIRNDLPFGRGSLQSFIDADFNRHYFDLFEEPDLQESFIEIAAFDMVANNADRKAGHILIDRERHLWGIDNALCFHYEPKLRTVIWEFGGASISESLLVAMAGAADSLDPEFRELLSDRERRTLVHRLRVLCSMGTLMDLDVDERPYPWPLV